The genome window GCTCCCTGGTGCGGCACCGGGAGCTCAACGCCGCCGCTGGGACCCGACGGGCCTGTTTCGCCATCGTCCAGGGCGGGATGTACCCGGAGCTGCGCGCCCGCTCGGCGGCGTTCCTCGCCGGGCTGGAGGCCGACGGCTACGCCCTGGGCGGGCTGTCCGTCGGCGAGCCCAAGTCGATCTATCGCCGGGTGCTGGAGGCGTCGGTCGAGCTGCTGCCCGTCGACAAGCCGCGCTACGTCATGGGGGTGGGCACCCCGGCGGACATCGTTCACGCCGTCGGCCGCGGCGTGGACCTCTTCGACTGCGTCCTGCCGACACGCAACGCCCGCAACGGCCAGCTCTTCACCTGGGCCGGCCGGCTCAACCTGCGCAACGCCCGTTTCAAGAGCGATCAGGGTCCACCGGACCCGCAGTGCGGTTGTCCGGTCTGCCGTCGCTACAGCCGAGCCTACCTCTCCCACCTGATCCGGGCCGGCGAGTTCCTGGCCCTGCGCCTGGTGACCTACCACAACCTGCACTTCTACCTGGAACTGATGCGTCGGCTGCGCCAGGCGATCGAGAACGGCGGCACGGCCGCCCTCGCCGAGCGCATCGCCGAGGCCTATCCCGAGTGAAGGCGCCGATGACCAGCGACGATTACCGAAGCGCCCTGCGCTTCTTCCCCGCCGAACCGGGTCAACAGGTCCCCCGGGCCCACTTGCTGAGCCGTCGGGGCGAGCTGCGCTGCGGCGACTGCTGGGCCGCTGTGCTCTGGGGCGACGAACTCTGCCTGGGGGGCGATCCTTTCGGCAGTCCGGTGGATCCCGGTCGGCTGCAGGATCAGGTCGAGGTCGACATCCGCCTGTCCTGCGAGGTTCCGGCCCGCTCGCGGATCACCGCGCCGGCGGGGGAGCCGGCGGCGTTGGGCGCCCTGCCCGGGGCCGATTGGCGGGGCTTCTGCTACACCCCCGCCGTCTGGACCCCCCTGTTGCGCGCCCGTTTCGCCGAGGTCCAGGCCTGGACCCGGGTCGGTTTCGTCGGCGCCGCCCCCTACCCCACCCCGGAACACCCCGTGCGACCGTTGGAGCCCGGCGACGAGGCGGAGCTGGTCGAATTCGGCCAACCCTGGCTGTGGAAGTACCACGGCTCGGCCGCCGGCTTGATCACTGCGGGCCGGGCCCGGGTCACCCTGGCGGACGGCCGTCCCCGGGCCGCGGCCGCTGTCTTCGCCGCCGACGACGCCTACGCCGAGTTGGCCGTGGTCACCCACCCCGGCTTCCGCCGGCGGGGTCTGGGTCGGGCCGCCGCCGTCGCCCTGGCCGCCGCCGTCGCCGCCGAGGGCCTGACACCCTATTGGGAGACCGGCGCCGACAACGTCGGCAGCGTGGCCATCCCCCTCTCCCTGGGCTGGGAGCAGGTCAAGCTGACGCCGATGTACACTATCAACCGCCGCCCGCCGCTGGACTGACGACGACGCCCGCCGGGCCGGCGAGCAATGAAACGGGCGGGTCTGAGGACCCGCCCCGCGTCCAACCGTCCGCCCATTTAACCCCCTCCCGCTCCCCGCCGAGGAGGAAACTAGATTTGGGATTATCACCTGATTATGACCAAGCGCGAAGTCTGCTCCCGAGGTGGTTTAGCGCGTTTTCGGCGTCTCGATGGTTGAAGCTGAACGA of Candidatus Coatesbacteria bacterium contains these proteins:
- a CDS encoding GNAT family N-acetyltransferase, producing MTSDDYRSALRFFPAEPGQQVPRAHLLSRRGELRCGDCWAAVLWGDELCLGGDPFGSPVDPGRLQDQVEVDIRLSCEVPARSRITAPAGEPAALGALPGADWRGFCYTPAVWTPLLRARFAEVQAWTRVGFVGAAPYPTPEHPVRPLEPGDEAELVEFGQPWLWKYHGSAAGLITAGRARVTLADGRPRAAAAVFAADDAYAELAVVTHPGFRRRGLGRAAAVALAAAVAAEGLTPYWETGADNVGSVAIPLSLGWEQVKLTPMYTINRRPPLD